The following coding sequences are from one Oryzias melastigma strain HK-1 linkage group LG20, ASM292280v2, whole genome shotgun sequence window:
- the alg14 gene encoding UDP-N-acetylglucosamine transferase subunit ALG14 homolog isoform X2, with amino-acid sequence MLPSRPAGGGKAARVGSSAGIYALKLERSVGVLPGRKGYVSVLVVAGSGGHTTEILRLLDSLPAAYAPRHYVIADTDKMSEEKVCTFESLKLQPDSKLQYTICRIPRSREVHQSWSSSVVSTLNALRYSLPLVFRLRPDMVLCNGPGTCVPLCAAALLLGIMGMKKVLIVYVESICRVHSLSLTGKILYRLSDYFFVQWSSLRDKYPKSVFLGRVV; translated from the exons ATGTTACCTTCCAGACCAGCAGGTGGCGGTAAAGCAGCCAGAGTTGGTTCATCAGCCGGAATTTACGCTCTAAAGCTTGAAAGAAGTGTCGGTGTTTTG CCTGGACGAAAAGGCTACGTCTCTGTGTTGGTTGTCGCAGGATCAG GCGGTCACACCACAGAGATTTTGCGGCTGTTGGACAGCTTGCCCGCAGCGTATGCACCGCGACACTACGTCATTGCTGACACCGACAAGATGAGTGAGGAGAAAGTCTGCACCTTTGAAAGCTTGAAGCTCCAACCAGACTCTAAGCTGCAG tACACAATCTGTCGGATCCCACGCAGCAGAGAGGTGCATCAGTCCTGGAGCTCCTCTGTTGTCAGCACCCTGAACGCTCTGCGGTATTCCCTCCCTTTGGTGTTCAGACTGAGACCTGACATG gtGTTGTGTAACGGCCCGGGGACTTGCGTTCCACTTTGTGCGGCAGCTCTCCTCCTCGGCATCATGGGAATGAAGAAAGTGCTGATTGTGTACGTCGAAAGCATTTGCAGAGTGCACTCGCTGTCGCTGACAGGAAAGATCCTGTATCGGCTGTCGGACTACTTCTTTGTGCAGTGGTCCTCTCTGAGAGACAAATACCCCAAGTCTGTTTTTCTGGGGAGAGTAGTATAA
- the aoc1 gene encoding amiloride-sensitive amine oxidase [copper-containing]: MKLLLVLQLLFLAGCSASRSREWAHHGAPMFADLSVREMKAVRAYLHGIPEMRLTEARGKSLKKNSILLMELHLPKKHEALKALDHGHAKPPRQARVIVQFGNQSQPNITEYIVSPLPTPNSHVVKTFKGNRPVRFESRPITNVEYGHIEAMLEKIAAKAQKLLFETTGGFSYTNCSDRCLTFSDIAPRGLAPGERRTWIMLQKFVEGYFIHPVGFEVLINHQDLDPERWTVEKVWYNSMYFDSVEELVKKYESGEVEKIKLPKHDDSDLYSTYIPRGQSNTPTNIHGPKLVEPQGHRYHTDHNFVEYAGWSFAYRVRSSAGLQIFDLRFNGERIAYEISLQEAIAFYAGDTPAAMQTKYIDAGWAMGTSTYELAPGIDCPEIATFVDLYHYFDTDKPILHKNALCIFEMTLAMPLRRHFNSDFQGGYNFYGGLDNTVLVVRTTSTVYNYDYIWDILFYLNGVVEVKMSASGYIHATFFTPNGLHYGAKVYDYVLGNLHTHLIHYKVDLDIAGQKNSFETLNLKYVNFTNPWSPKNFIVQSKLHKTEHKTERSAAFRFGKQFPRYLHFYNPNEKNKWGHQRGYRIQFNSHAHSVLPKDWQEEKGISWSRYPLAVTRHKDSEASSSSIYTQNDPWEPVVSFEDYIRNNEDIVNQDLVAWVTVGFLHVPHSEDIPNTATPGNAVGFFLRPFNFFDEDPSLSSKSTVIVRPGRAGKPKVQRWTPEVVGHCVTDQPFVYDGTYTGV, encoded by the exons ATGAAACTTCTTCTGGTGCTGCAGCTGCTCTTCTTAGCTGGCTGCAGTGCTTCCAGGTCAAGAGAATGGGCTCATCACGGCGCCCCCATGTTTGCCGACCTCTCGGTTCGAGAGATGAAAGCCGTGCGGGCCTACTTGCACGGCATTCCTGAAATGAGGCTCACTGAGGCGCGGGGCAAGTCGCTGAAGAAGAACAGCATCCTGCTGATGGAGCTCCATCTGCCAAAGAAGCACGAGGCCCTGAAGGCCCTCGACCACGGACACGCCAAACCCCCCCGCCAAGCCCGTGTGATCGTTCAGTTCGGAAACCAGAGCCAACCCAACATCACTGAGTACATCGTGAGTCCTCTACCAACACCAAACTCACACGTGGTGAAGACTTTCAAAGGCAACAGGCCAGTGCGGTTTGAATCGAGACCGATCACTAATGTTGAGTACGGCCATATTGAAGCCATGCTTGAGAAAATTGCGGCCAAAGCTCAAAAGCTCCTGTTTGAGACAACAGGAGGGTTTTCTTACACAAACTGCTCAGATCGCTGCTTGACCTTTTCAGACATTGCCCCTCGTGGGTTGGCTCCAGGTGAAAGAAGAACCTGGATCATGTTGCAAAAGTTTGTGGAGGGTTATTTCATTCATCCGGTTGGTTTTGAAGTTCTGATCAACCATCAGGATCTGGATCCGGAGAGATGGACTGTAGAAAAGGTCTGGTACAACAGCATGTATTTTGACAGTGTTGAGGAACTGGTTAAAAAGTATGAATCTGGGGAAGTAGAGAAGATTAAACTCCCCAAACATGATGACAGCGATCTTTACTCCACCTACATACCTCGTGGTCAAAGCAACACCCCCACAAATATCCATGGCCCAAAGCTGGTCGAGCCCCAGGGTCACCGCTACCACACTGACCACAACTTCGTTGAATATGCTGGATGGTCGTTTGCTTACAGAGTTCGCTCATCTGCTGGACTCCAAATTTTTGATCTCCGTTTTAACGGGGAGAGGATAGCCTATGAGATCAGCCTCCAAGAGGCCATTGCCTTCTACGCCGGCGACACTCCTGCGGCCATGCAAACGAAGTACATTGATGCAGGCTGGGCCATGGGCACCTCCACCTACGAACTGGCTCCTGGGATCGACTGCCCAGAAATCGCCACTTTTGTCGACCTCTATCACTACTTCGATACAGACAAACCCATCCTCCACAAAAACGCTCTGTGTATTTTCGAGATGACCCTCGCCATGCCTCTGAGGAGACACTTTAACTCCGATTTCCAAGGAGGATACAACTTTTACGGAGGCCTGGATAACACCGTGCTGGTGGTGAGGACGACGTCCACGGTGTACAACTATGACTATATCTGGGACATTCTTTTCTACCTCAACGGGGTGGTGGAAGTTAAGATGAGCGCCTCCGGATACATCCACGCCACTTTTTTCACACCTAACGGACTTCACTATGGCGCCAAGGTCTACGACTATGTTCTGGGCAACCTGCACACACACCTCATCCATTACAAGGTGGATCTGGACATTGCTG GTCAGAAGAACAGTTTTGAGACTCTGAATCTCAAATATGTCAACTTCACCAACCCGTGGAGCCCAAAGAACTTCATCGTCCAGTCCAAGCTGCACAAGACTGAGCACAAGACGGAGCGATCCGCTGCCTTCCGCTTTGGCAAACAGTTCCCCCGTTATTTACACTTCTACAACCCCAATGAGAAGAACAAATGGGGCCATCAAAGGGGTTACCGGATTCAGTTCAACTCGCATGCGCATAGTGTCCTTCCAAAAGACTGGCAGGAGGAAAAAGGCATCAGCTGGTCGAG GTATCCGCTTGCTGTAACTCGTCATAAAGACAGTGaagcctccagcagcagcatttACACCCAGAATGACCCCTGGGAACCTGTTGTATCTTTTGAGGACTACATTCGCAACAATGAGGACATCGTCAATCAG GACTTGGTCGCTTGGGTGACTGTCGGTTTCCTGCATGTGCCTCATTCAGAAGACATCCCCAACACGGCGACGCCCGGCAACGCCGTGGGCTTCTTCCTGCGGCCCTTCAACTTCTTTGACGAAGACCCGTCTCTGTCCTCCAAGAGCACGGTCATCGTCCGTCCAGGCAGAGCTGGCAAGCCCAAGGTGCAGAGATGGACCCCCGAGGTCGTGGGCCATTGTGTGACTGACCAGCCTTTTGTTTACGATGGGACTTACACGGGAGTCTAG
- the alg14 gene encoding UDP-N-acetylglucosamine transferase subunit ALG14 homolog isoform X1: MLLFAVLALFLPVLFIYRFYVVVKTGRRHQPGRKGYVSVLVVAGSGGHTTEILRLLDSLPAAYAPRHYVIADTDKMSEEKVCTFESLKLQPDSKLQYTICRIPRSREVHQSWSSSVVSTLNALRYSLPLVFRLRPDMVLCNGPGTCVPLCAAALLLGIMGMKKVLIVYVESICRVHSLSLTGKILYRLSDYFFVQWSSLRDKYPKSVFLGRVV; the protein is encoded by the exons ATGCTCTTGTTTGCTGTCCTCGCTCTGTTCTTACCGGTGTTGTTTATTTACCGGTTTTATGTTGTCGTGAAAACGGGACGGCGGCACCAGCCTGGACGAAAAGGCTACGTCTCTGTGTTGGTTGTCGCAGGATCAG GCGGTCACACCACAGAGATTTTGCGGCTGTTGGACAGCTTGCCCGCAGCGTATGCACCGCGACACTACGTCATTGCTGACACCGACAAGATGAGTGAGGAGAAAGTCTGCACCTTTGAAAGCTTGAAGCTCCAACCAGACTCTAAGCTGCAG tACACAATCTGTCGGATCCCACGCAGCAGAGAGGTGCATCAGTCCTGGAGCTCCTCTGTTGTCAGCACCCTGAACGCTCTGCGGTATTCCCTCCCTTTGGTGTTCAGACTGAGACCTGACATG gtGTTGTGTAACGGCCCGGGGACTTGCGTTCCACTTTGTGCGGCAGCTCTCCTCCTCGGCATCATGGGAATGAAGAAAGTGCTGATTGTGTACGTCGAAAGCATTTGCAGAGTGCACTCGCTGTCGCTGACAGGAAAGATCCTGTATCGGCTGTCGGACTACTTCTTTGTGCAGTGGTCCTCTCTGAGAGACAAATACCCCAAGTCTGTTTTTCTGGGGAGAGTAGTATAA